tgaggtctactgtgatgcttcgcatcaaggcttgggatgtgtactgatgcaacatcggaaaatgGTGGCTTATGcgtcgagacagttgaagactcacgagaagaattacccgactcacgatttggagttagctgccattgtgttttcgcttaaaatctggaggcattatctctatggttgtactttcacgatatttagcgatcacaagagtcttaaatacttgttcgatcagaaggagctgaacatggggcaacgaagatggatggagtttatcaaggactacgagtttacgctgcaatatcaccttgggaaggcaaatgtagtttctgatgctttgagtaggaagatgcatgtctcgtcaatgatggttaaagagctggagttactggaacaatttcgagatatgagtttaggtgtgacaccgtctgagggaaagttgaagttcggaatgatcagaatcgccagtggactgatgggagagattagagagcaacaactgcaagatgtgtttctgctagagaaaaggaacttagtaattcaagggaaagacccggagttcaagataggaactgacgatatcctacgatgcaaggacagagtttgtgtacccaacaatccagaattgagaaggctaatcatggatgaaggacacaagagcaaatggagcattcatcctggaatgacaaagatgtatcaagatttgaaactgaatttttggtggccgggaatgaagaaacaagtggccgagtatgtagttGCATGTtcgacttgtcagaaggctaaggtagagcattagagacctgctggtatgctacagagtttagacgtgccagaatggaaatgggatagcatatccatggatttcgtggtagcgttgccaagaacacagaagagacacgattcgatatgggtaattgtggatcgtttggccaagtcagcgcattttctaccagtgagagcTACTTACAAcgtggaaaagttggctgagatttatgtggctgagattgtgagactacacggagttccgacgagtattgtgtctgatcggaatccgaagtttacttcgcactcttggggagctcttcatgatgcgttaggaaccaagctgagttTAAGTTTgacgtatcatccacaaactgatgggcaaacagagagaactattcagtcgttagaggatctactacgtgctTGTGTCTTAGACAACAggggaagctgggatgatcttctgccattgatcgaatttacatacaacaatagttttcatgcgagcattgggatggcaccgtatgaagctttgtgtggtcgaaagtgtaggacaccgttgtgttggtatcaagatggggagagtttgttgattgggccagaattgctgcaacagacgactgagaaggttaagcagatcagagaaaagatgagagcttcacagagcagacataagagttatgctgatcagagacgcagaaccctagagtttgaagaaggtgatcatgtgtttctacgagtaactcagactacgggagttggacgagctattaagtcgaggaagctcacgccaaaattcattggaccttaccaaatcactcgacgtgttggaccagttgcgtatcaaattgcactaccaccgtttctttccacCATAcacgatgtatttcatgtgtcgcagttgaggaagtacattccagacccgactcatgtaatcgagccagacaacgttgaactgaaggatgatttgacctttgaggcaccaccagtgagtattggggatagaagagtgaaacagctgagagggaagcagattgcattagtgaaagtgatacggaacaacgatacgggagacgctacatgggaattggaagacaagatcaaggaactgtatcccggacttttcgcagaactctgagtttcgaggacgaaactttctttttggagtggagtattgtaagacctggatttacaaaacaagtttaatttccgactcacgcgtagaatcagtgtaagcgtgacaggagtttgctgttcgagaaagttcaatgaagaagaaagttcaggaattgcttgaggaatgtttcattgTTGtgttaggagttagtgcgagtcgtctgcacacctgccttatggcgagagtgtccagaataggctaatttcgctcttaaagcaacgtttaagtgggatttcaaatccttggaaaaataaaaagttctctttatttttccttcgaccagtgtttcatttcgaaaccctggactgtaagcacgatagtattcacttctcggaagtccgacgacgctaatttctttgcttcaaaaccctaaattcaatcactgaatgaagactttttctattcggagcttttaacgaagtttccgtccgcgatgccagatttgtttcgatgtttccaatctttcttcagaacgaagttttgtcgtctgaccttcaaagcaaaaagtagtttttcgggacagattaacttacaccgcttttggatcatTTTGATTCGTTTTTCCTTAattatagagatttgttttgagttctggaattctgtcgccagaatctctcttagaattcaccgatgaacgtgctgcaaaaatcggaatcgcgaaattttcattttcccgcgatttcaccttcccataaatagttaaaaattcaaaatatcttcccAAAACCACCAAGGTGGCCGCGAGTTCaaggggagaagaggagagaaagattttcgccgaaacttgaccgatcttcgcgcagttcgttcctacttcaaggtatcgaggtaactagcttgattcttacctctgatcatcatttctactgcttttctttagtcgtttctgtgctcaaagtttcgagcttttcgtaaaactatccgtttttcttgatttttcgcttgggatatcttctgtacatacccaagagcctagaacactcgccagtattcgccgattttgatcgagttgtcaaggatctgaaaaactgattcaaatcCCTTTTTGCGCACACTTCGAACTTTAAAGTCGAAAAGTCgctaggattagttgttacaaatgtcgttaggaacatcgctgtcaaatttgtttttcgaagttttaactttgaggttttgagcttttattttggaccaaaacgcccctgaatagccgtatttcgatccgatcgtccgaaaatttttccgacagtttctttgccttagtttttccctaaaactaccttgtaatcagattagatcgaagaaaaatcgaccccccTAATTGTgcaaagtggccgagagcatgtttgtgggggggggagtttttcgttttcgaaaacttgtcttttcgtacccgattgttgtattctgaagctttaatgctttgtctatcgttaatgagttgtattgtgatcgagctaatcgattttgtttggatttctgctttgttttctccgaggttcagttgaaggaactttgggtttctcagagcaatcgtgtgaaggaaatttagaccacgaggctggagcagctcgaggttagggaaacttacatattagctaatatttcatgataggcgtcgacaaattcgacttatgctttactttgatattgattatgatgatgaattaatgttatgatgttttccatattttatgatattgagatgttattgaattgtgcgttttgacgcgacttcggagcgaagaatcactgaactgattccttttgatttttcgggttgaatgaacaaccctaggcaagtccaaactcaagggttgagacttagctatcgtttatatacttagactttcctcgggggttacatttggtgggattttggaaaacttagaatgaatagaattttgaaaactaaagaccttagagaacttagtcttcaaagaattaaactcataacctgactaattaaattcaaaacgttttcattaacgaatgaaccatagggaacctaaaggggaaaatgattgcgaaagacggggaaaagtcgtcaagtcttgaagttactgggaattggggaaagccactgaggcgatctacggtgatgattgaaagtcaccgagtactctagtactcttgtgttgtattgaccgacactaaactcttgggttatgaaattgggttttgagctaaacacttgcgttgggaggacgattcgatgtttggctaaccatattgcatcatgcatcattcagtgaagaacgggaatgcttcaccaatagtgaagaacgggaatgcttcactagtgaagaacgggaatgcttcacgaaggttggggaattgccttcatcgaagaacacctgggtgtatcttcggcatagcgggctgatccgactatgcatgggtttgtaagcgacacccgagcggaaatggttaaacactaggccggtgttaggactgactcgatggtgcccatcccaaacaactttccggatcatattgaattgcatttcacgcatacattcaccctgactggaattgtgtgttggTTGCATTACTGAATtgttgttagagccaataacatgctaggattatttatatatatatatatatcaacttatatatctataccccaatcacatgttgtttgtatatctactctattccgtgagttgatcctagcgccttggctttggtttcatgtttgtgtttgggcggtcggcctgctgccagatgtcgacggtggattgggtttcgatggtctctccctcgggggggatcaggtttgagctggttgaccgacatgcccccaccgcttgggtgatctatcttgtgggtcatcgggcgacgtaccgggtgtaagatcaagatttggtcatgtggtacaactctatgttttgatgataacaagtatttatttgtggatgaacaattatgatactctaatgtttgtcttgagtgttttgacaaacaggttctgattctgacaccagaagatatattcgtcagaagttctgaggatcagaggatctgaagatcagaggatctgaagatcagaagatcagaaggatcagaggatctgaagatcagaggatctgaagatcagaggatcagaagatctgaggatcagaagatctgaagaccagaagctctgagggaccagaggctctgaaggtccataagctctgaaggtccagaagcagaagttacgaaggtcagaggatccaagcatccctctgactctgatcaccaagcttcacaagttccaacacgaagcataactctgatcagaagtcattggttaaaggcaaatgtctctatcaagaagtacaagagcagtgtactattctgacaagcctacctaccaaggttcagccacagcaggttctggaagttccagaaatgccctccaacggtcatattctctcaacagaaatatcctttgcaccttggactataaaaggatgaagaaaagaagaaagtctatgagagaaaaaccaagagctgcaatacaagaaaagattcaagcttctactttcttcatctgttcttatttagtttacactcagcttatttagaagcaaacctttgtaaacaccaacttcaaatagttgtttgattttccttaagggaccgggtaggtcagtatccttaagaagactaagagagtgaatcttagtggtgattcctttaggagatcaaggttgatcggatcctagagaagactaagagagtgaatcttagtgatagctaagtcagtgtattgttagtcacttgtaggtttcaagtgcagttgtaacaattatctgattagtggattgccttcattctaagaaggaagaaatcacctgaacgggtggactggattagcttgagggatttatcaagtgaaccaggataaaatactagtgtgcttctctcttctctctatctctatccgctgcaccatctatcttagagaaaccgaaaagatttactttaaatcttaaggggaaagtttttatattgaaaacgctattcaacccccccttctagtcgtttttcacaccttcaccggggaagggtcatggaggaccggactgacgagtgtggacgtttgacgagaggagtgctacgacgcatggagctgagctttgacttgccgccttcagttcgctgtggaccaggtactggtcgaggaccacctgcaccacctccgacttcatcttcttccgatgacgaggacccagctgagatcgaggttgatgttactacacctgttgcgccacctcctgctactgctatgGATCCTACcaacgtggcgtcgtcctcgaggctcgtgcagtcgaagagggagtctgttgttccatctgcctcacgtcgttttccttttactccaccgcgcggctaccgtgtggatcccctggttcgggtggtggaggaggatgttcttactggagaggtggatgttgagacgggcttgactaggacggtgcgcaggacagttaggagggaggtcgtggacttggacaccgagatgattacggtggattccgactcggacTCCGACAGCAGTGGGGACAGTTACTCGCCGAGtgacgagggagaggaggaggagctatcaacaggactgggagggtaggttaggcagcgtcatattttgtgtagagctctgattcgtcttacttttgggacagggtaggttcccgatacatggctttttgtgtggttcttttgatgaggaatcacagagagtctgtcggattataggggtcttttgttcaggccattttggagccgactttctcttggatgactgtacttttgatacttttacttacattactggttctgtacatatttgcctacgggcacactacttggagtcactgcaagtgcgcgtgacgtgggagtgcagctgaggctgtacatgtgtatatatttgtatatcggttagtttagttgttgggttatgtctttatcttCTATCGCTTtaaattaaaaggaatcaaatgaaaaaaaattacatgttttccacgtaaagtttatttttagttactaaagtgacacatggaaatcggggtgttacagtattaatttcattttatcatTTGAAATTGTCATGAAAAGTTCCAGATTTCTTCTATCTATTCTCTTTTCTCTGTACTGTGATTCTCCCTTTTTTATCTCTCATCGGGCACCGTTTAACCGACCGGCGCACCCGAAACCCGCAAGTTATTGAATCCGAGAAACCCAGTGTTACTGATCGGACGGTGGCAGTCCTTGGGATGGGGCTGATTTCACCCGTTCAAAACCGGGGTTTGGGCTCGAACCCGCCCGGTGGACACCCctactttattcatataaaaaACTCAAGATTTCATAACAAAACTTAAACTAGGATCCACAATCCCCAAGGTACAAAGGtaaactagccaagcatggctagggaattcataatgcaaattaaagGAACAAAAGTCTGAAATAAAAGTgtcaagaagcctcccacaagctccaagaactAAAACTCTAAGTTTTGTTCCCAAAATTACAAGATaccaaaaagaaataacaaaatcctAATTTATAGACAATTCAGCGGCCCGCCACGCAGGTGTGTGACCtgctccacgcacatgcgtggatcaTATGTTCACAATCAGCCTCCAGGTCAGcttaccacgcatgtgcgtggccaaagtggcgcacatgcgtggccttAGATGAGTCTCCCTTTTCTTTCAACAGaacagccacgcatgtgcgtggcatacctggcgcacatgcgtggctcaaCAACTTCTTCACCAACTTTGTAACTCCCTCTTAAACTATCATCATTGCTCATTACTTGgccttcaaccatcatcattagccatcaaaaacctatcaaacctgaaaagaatctcaagaacctattaaaaaaacaatgtaactcatggaaacCTCTCATTAATCATGATAATTCATCAATCCTTCATTCAATTCAGCAAATGAAACCCCCAAAAGACCATCAAACTCATATTATCACAAGGTTTCAGCTCAAATCTGACCATAAGAATTAACCTCAagctaaaactaataaaaagaccaagtaaataaattaaaaatacctAAACTAATGTAGATGCAATTATGAACTAAAAATGGACTTaacttgacttaaaactcaataaaggacttaaaaaggaaaagaaagaaataaaaaggaCTCGACAAACATAGACTAAACCTCGGGTTATCAACTATGGAGGTGGAGAGCGAGATTGTGAGTGATCGCCGCGGTCAACCGATAGGGAAGCCGCCAGGGGAGCTCGTGTGGAAGCCTACGTTCAAAGAAAAGGTTATTGGGAAGCAACTAAGGAGAATAGTAAGACCATCCGCAACCTGGTGGATGAGGGCATCATGAAAAAGGATCTTGTTAATGTAAATATTTTCTTTGCAAGCCATGTAGGGATTTCCTATCAAACGTTTGTGAGCGTCTCGGGTTGATGTGGAAGCCAACATGGAGTTTGAAGTACGCGATATTCTTCATGGCTATTTCATGGTGCATTTCAACCTCTTGGAATATATGGAGAAGGCTATGGTCGATGCTCCATGGATGATTTATGATCATTACTTGGCTGTCAAGCCATGGACGCCGGACTTCGTAGCGGCAAACTCAGAGATTAGCATGCTAGTGGTATGGATACGTATTCCTGGCCTTGGGTTTCAATTTTATGATGAGAGTATTCTTATGACACTAGCGTCGATAGTTGGAACTCCGATTAGAGGGGATATGAACACAACCGATATGCAAAGGGGTCGGTATGCTCGGGTCTGCGTGGAGATTGATTTGAATAAACCTGTGTTGGGTAATGTCGAATTACAGGGAACTTGGTACAACGTCGAGTATGAAGGATTGCATATTTTAAGCTCTAAGTGTGAATGCCATGACCACCTTGCGAGAAACTGCACTGGGACACTGGTAACACAGCAAAGGGAACCACAACAGATGGTACAACAGGTAACTCTGGCTACAACAGCAGGTTAAATCACAAAAtaaataagatatatattatTATCTTTTAGATAATATATCGAGTTATTATCTCTTTATATAATTCAAAATTTAACTCTCCTATAATTTCCCACCTCTCTCTcctaatttttaataaaaaaaaactttatcttatttattatctcaaaataagataaatattATTATCTTTTAGATAATTTATCCAAATATTATCTCTTCATCTAATTCAAAATTTAACTCTCCTATAATTTCCCACCTCTATCTcctaatttttaataaaaaaataacattatttGCTCATCTCTTCATATAATTCAAAATTTAACTCTCCTATAATTTCCCACCTCTATCTcctaatttttaataaaaaaataactttatttgcttagaaattaaatttaaaactgaCATCTCATAATAAATTCTATAAATTCCAAACTAAATTCAGAAGGATCAAAATAACCTCTGAATcacattttaaaataatatttttgtattttaaaattactttaacaaaaaaaaattatcatattttctctttatattttttttttttgatagcaAAAGACATATATTACTGAATAAGATTTCATGAGAATAACCTCTCACGAATATGACAAAACCAACAAACCCAACCAAACAAAACCACCCTAAAGGCCACACCTAGGACACGTGTCTCGTTAAAACCTTTCTAGGAAAAACTCATTGGGAAAAACcctagagaaggaaaaagaacacACCATCCCCTAAATGTACCTTTGAAACTCCATAAGCAAAAACCTGTCCAATAAGACATAAAAACCCAAATCTAACAAAATAATCCAACAAAAACAACCCTAACAACACCATTGAAACAAACAAGGCGAAAGGAAAACAACCCACGCCACAAAGAACTAAAGCCTCACGGAGACCCATACTTATC
This portion of the Lotus japonicus ecotype B-129 chromosome 3, LjGifu_v1.2 genome encodes:
- the LOC130744406 gene encoding uncharacterized protein LOC130744406; amino-acid sequence: MEFEVRDILHGYFMVHFNLLEYMEKAMVDAPWMIYDHYLAVKPWTPDFVAANSEISMLVVWIRIPGLGFQFYDESILMTLASIVGTPIRGDMNTTDMQRGRYARVCVEIDLNKPVLGNVELQGTWYNVEYEGLHILSSKCECHDHLARNCTGTLVTQQREPQQMVQQVTLATTAG